One part of the Phoenix dactylifera cultivar Barhee BC4 chromosome 4, palm_55x_up_171113_PBpolish2nd_filt_p, whole genome shotgun sequence genome encodes these proteins:
- the LOC120110392 gene encoding pentatricopeptide repeat-containing protein At2g36240-like, which yields MASSPILPPPGSCPLPLPCTPFPPRLLLPFPPQPILHPFRPSPPPPLPPSTPPWPRPYDLNVFFWAANVNSFRHDPRTYEWMVRTLLATSRLDPLLRLLPSHPCPCADGVSARPHLKLIFRFPLRAFCCAGQLADAAIIVNDARCSLDGHTTDTLYIILLHGFTRWGDHQKALDLFDKNNTQT from the coding sequence ATGGCGTCGTCCCCAATCCTTCCTCCCCCCGGCTCttgtcctctccctctcccctgcaCCCCCTTCCCACCTCGCCTACTTCTTCCGTTCCCACCTCAACCCATCCTTCACCCCTTTCGAccttctccacctcctcctctaCCGCCTTCGACACCACCCTGGCCTCGCCCCTATGACCTCAATGTCTTCTTTTGGGCCGCCAACGTTAACTCCTTCCGCCACGATCCCCGCACCTACGAGTGGATGGTTCGCACGCTCCTCGCCACCAGTCGCCTCGACCCCCTTCTCCGCCTCCTCCCCTCCCACCCCTGCCCCTGCGCCGACGGTGTCTCCGCCCGCCCCCACCTCAAGCTCATCTTTCGCTTCCCCCTCCGCGCTTTCTGCTGCGCTGGCCAATTAGCTGACGCCGCTATCATCGTCAACGATGCTCGCTGCTCTCTCGACGGCCACACAACCGACACCCTCTACATCATCCTCCTCCATGGATTCACTCGGTGGGGTGATCACCAAAAAGCTCTCGACTTGTTCGACAAAAACAATACCCAAACCTAG
- the LOC103696157 gene encoding mitochondrial carrier protein CoAc1, with the protein MGSSQGSTLTSAADVDVRLVDILPVYVKELIAGGAAGGFSKTAVAPLERVKILLQTRTEEFKSLGIFQSLRKLKQHDGILGFYKGNGASVLRIVPYAALHFMTYEQYRCWIVNNYPSLGTGPLIDLLAGSAAGGTAVLCTYPLDLARTRLAYQVTSTEQLGNRLRSFNARPAYSGITDVLKNVYMEGGIRSLYRGVGPTLIGILPYAGLKFYIYEELKTHVPDEYKKSVILRLSCGALAGLFGQTLTYPLDVVRRQMQVQNQQSVNQLGAPRITGTLQGLSTIVRTQGWRQLFAGLSLNYVKVVPSVAIGFTAYDMMKTVLRVPPREKTAASSPAAA; encoded by the exons ATGGGTTCTTCCCAGGGGTCGACGCTGACTTCGGCGGCCGACGTGGATGTCCGCCTGGTGGATATTTTGCCGGTGTATGTCAAGGAGTTGATCGCCGGAGGAGCTGCGGGGGGTTTCTCAAAGACCGCCGTGGCACCATTGGAGCGCGTTAAAATTCTCTTGCAG acGAGAACTGAAGAATTCAAATCTCTTGGAATCTTCCAATCTCTGAGGAAGCTGAAGCAACATGATGGTATTTTAGGATTCTATAA AGGCAATGGTGCTAGTGTGCTTAGAATTGTTCCATATGCAGCATTACACTTTATGACATATGAGCAGTATCGATGTTGGATAGTGAATAATTATCCCTCTTTGGGTACTGGACCTCTTATAGATCTGTTAGCTGGCTCTGCTGCTGGTGGAACTGCTGTTTTGTGCACCTATCCCTTAGACTTGGCTCGGACTAGACTTGCTTACCAG GTAACAAGCACGGAACAACTCGGTAATCGTTTGAGAAGTTTTAATGCTCGGCCTGCTTATAGTGGAATAACGGATGTTTTAAAGAATGTTTATATGGAAGGTGGAATACGTTCTCTATATCGTGGAGTAG GGCCAACACTTATTGGCATCCTTCCCTATGCTGGTCTGAAATTTTAcatttatgaagagctcaaaacCCATGTACCTGATGAATATAAGAAATCTGTCATACTGCGTCTCTCTTGTGGAGCTTTAGCTGGTCTGTTTGGTCAGACTCTTACATACCCACTAGATGTGGTCCGGAGACAGATGCAG GTCCAAAATCAGCAATCAGTGAATCAACTTGGTGCTCCTCGCATCACGGGGACGCTGCAAGGGCTTTCTACCATCGTCCGCACCCAGGGATGGAGGCAACTGTTTGCTGGTCTGAGCCTCAACTATGTCAAG GTTGTTCCTTCGGTGGCCATTGGTTTCACGGCGTACGACATGATGAAGACCGTGCTGCGAGTCCCCCCACGGGAGAAGACTGCTGCTTCATCTCCTGCTGCTGCATGA